The Candidatus Roizmanbacteria bacterium CG_4_9_14_0_2_um_filter_38_17 sequence TGCTGGAGTAAGTGGTCCAACGATTATTCCACATAAATTACTTAATAATAGAGATGTTTTTTATTTTCATAGATCAAAATCTTTTCTATCAACAATATATTTTCATCTATTTATGCAAGGAGAACGTTTCGGGATTGGAAAAATATATCCATCAGGCGCGTGGTCACCGGGGTCTAATTTTCCCCAGTCGCTAAAGATAAAACCTCGTGAAGTAGATTATTTAGAGGCATGTAATTTTATTATTCGCAGATCTGTGCTGAAAGTCGCAGATGGTTTTGATCTGAAATATATTGGAACTAGCGAATGGTGCGAAGTAGATCTGGCATTTCGTATACGAAAAGTAGGTCGTAGACTTCTTTTCGATCCTAAAGTTGCGGTTTCGCATTGTATTAGTACTGGTGGAGTCTATGCGAGGCGCAACAACGTCACCCATAGATTAAAAAATTTTCTTATGTTTTATCTGTTTTCATATTATCCAAAATCTGTCATAGGCTGGTTTCTATTTATGTTTTATCTACTTTATATTTTAACCTATTATTTATATCTTTTTATTAAAAGACGTATATGAGGTTTTCGATTTTTCTATACAAAAATATTAATCATCTGGTTTACTTCTCGCTCTGAAAGTTCTGGGTTATTAGGAATATATAGTCCTAAATTATTGACTATTGTTGCATTTGGTAATGTTACATGTGGAGATGTCACATACTTTTTGAAAAATGGTTGTTCTATTATATTTCCACCAACTATTGGACGAATCTCTATTTTATTATTGCATGAGTTAATTACTTTTTTGCGAATAGTATTATTTTTACAAATAAGTGGAAATGCGAAGTTAGAAAGAATATCTAAGTGATGTGATTTTATAGGATGATATTTATCTGTTAGACGGTATAATTTTGACGCTAGTCTATCATAGTTGGTATTTCTTATGTTTACTATTTTATCTAGGTGTCTTAGTTGCAGATTGCCAATATATCCTTGTATTTCAGTTGGTCTAAGATTATAACCAAGATCGTAAAAAGTATATCTAGAGTAGAAGGAAGTTGATACATTATGAGACTGACGAAGGTTTCCTTGTTCTGTCGTTGTAAGGTTTCTATCCCAACCATGGGCACGAACAATTTTCAACATTTTTGAAAGCTCTGTGTTGTCGGAGCAAATGGCTCCGCCTTCGATTGTTGACAAATGGTGACCTACATAAAATGAAAATGTGCTGGCTAGTCCATAGTTACCAAGCTTTTTACCTTTATACATAGACCCAAGAGCTTCGCAGTTGTCTTCAACTAGTATGATATTTTTCTTTTTGCATATTTCTGCAATTTTGTCTAAATCATCACAAAATCCCAATAAATTAGTAATAAAAAGAAGTTTAAGATTGCTCTTTTTAAGCACGCGTAAAAGATTTTTGCTGGATACATTTAAAGTGTCTAGCTCTATATCTATAGAAATTGGTTTTAGACCAAGTTGTATTAGAGGCATTACATTTGTTGACCAAGTAATTGATGAAAAACCGACAAGGTCACCTTTTTTTACTAGATTGAGATTTAAAAGAGATTGTACTACTGCGAGATTTGCAGAGCTTCCACTATTAACGAGTATAGCGTGTGATCGTCC is a genomic window containing:
- a CDS encoding DegT/DnrJ/EryC1/StrS aminotransferase, with the translated sequence MIKLIKSTFYKEKDTKRKLSAFINKTKQLSFGKECNKFEHSFAKWQGRSHAILVNSGSSANLAVVQSLLNLNLVKKGDLVGFSSITWSTNVMPLIQLGLKPISIDIELDTLNVSSKNLLRVLKKSNLKLLFITNLLGFCDDLDKIAEICKKKNIILVEDNCEALGSMYKGKKLGNYGLASTFSFYVGHHLSTIEGGAICSDNTELSKMLKIVRAHGWDRNLTTTEQGNLRQSHNVSTSFYSRYTFYDLGYNLRPTEIQGYIGNLQLRHLDKIVNIRNTNYDRLASKLYRLTDKYHPIKSHHLDILSNFAFPLICKNNTIRKKVINSCNNKIEIRPIVGGNIIEQPFFKKYVTSPHVTLPNATIVNNLGLYIPNNPELSEREVNQMINIFV